One genomic region from Elusimicrobiota bacterium encodes:
- a CDS encoding TolC family protein, translated as MRPRSLLRAAACLLLPAALWAAPPAAMPPLDLSLQECVALAVQNNLSVRLAKAGTAAARGRVLQSSAALLPRLTGSMSEVRTYKENLAAMGFSGGGFPELIGPFNTFDARIRAVAEVFDLPSILRLKSSGADDRAAALEERLAVEQVAAAAALAYVELFRARQAIASAEADVGLSLSLRQLAEDKKHAGTAAGIDVARAKTREAEEKLALLEARNVAQEAEVRLLRVVCLPLDRSVVLKDAPSFAPSEPLQTEAALQAARADRWELRIAEERFSSARSQWRAEQSQRLPSVVLTGDVGLSGPDPDYRARTTGSAGAALQLPIFAGGAITGRVREADSRKAAAEARLDSLRAQVDEDVRLAIIDLGAAVERVDTASEVARLAEDELAMARDRFAAGVADNVELLNSQTALTHARDVRVSSLARYQAARISLALALGRMKDFAF; from the coding sequence ATGAGGCCCCGCTCGCTGCTCCGGGCCGCGGCCTGCCTTCTGCTGCCCGCGGCCCTCTGGGCCGCGCCGCCGGCTGCGATGCCTCCGCTCGACCTGAGCCTGCAGGAGTGCGTGGCGCTGGCCGTGCAGAACAACCTGTCCGTGCGCCTGGCCAAGGCCGGCACCGCGGCCGCGCGGGGCCGGGTCCTGCAGTCCTCCGCCGCGCTCCTCCCGCGCCTGACCGGGTCCATGAGCGAAGTGCGCACCTACAAGGAAAACCTGGCGGCCATGGGCTTCAGCGGAGGAGGCTTCCCCGAGCTCATAGGGCCTTTCAACACCTTTGACGCGCGCATCCGAGCCGTGGCCGAGGTCTTCGATCTGCCTTCCATCCTGCGCCTGAAGTCCTCGGGCGCCGACGACCGCGCCGCGGCGCTGGAGGAGCGCCTCGCCGTAGAGCAGGTGGCCGCGGCCGCGGCCCTGGCCTACGTGGAGCTCTTCCGCGCCCGGCAGGCCATCGCCTCGGCGGAGGCGGACGTGGGACTGTCCCTGAGCCTGCGCCAGCTCGCGGAGGACAAGAAGCACGCGGGCACCGCGGCCGGCATCGACGTGGCGCGGGCCAAGACCCGCGAGGCGGAGGAGAAGCTGGCCCTGCTCGAGGCCCGCAACGTGGCCCAAGAGGCCGAGGTCCGGCTGCTGCGCGTCGTGTGCCTCCCCTTGGACCGGAGCGTGGTTCTCAAGGACGCGCCGAGCTTCGCGCCGTCCGAGCCGCTGCAGACCGAAGCGGCGCTCCAGGCCGCGCGCGCGGATCGCTGGGAGCTGCGCATCGCCGAAGAGCGTTTCTCTTCGGCCCGGTCGCAGTGGCGGGCCGAGCAGTCCCAGCGGCTGCCCTCCGTCGTCTTGACCGGCGACGTGGGCTTGAGCGGCCCGGACCCGGACTATCGGGCCCGGACCACGGGCAGCGCGGGCGCGGCCCTGCAGCTGCCGATCTTCGCCGGAGGCGCCATCACGGGGCGCGTGCGCGAGGCGGACAGCCGCAAGGCCGCGGCCGAAGCGCGCCTAGACTCCCTGCGGGCCCAGGTCGATGAGGACGTGCGCCTGGCCATCATCGACCTCGGCGCCGCGGTCGAGCGCGTGGACACCGCTTCCGAAGTGGCGCGCCTCGCCGAAGACGAGCTGGCCATGGCCCGGGACCGCTTCGCGGCCGGCGTGGCGGACAACGTGGAGCTCCTCAACTCCCAGACCGCGTTGACCCACGCGCGCGACGTCCGGGTCTCGTCCCTGGCCCGCTACCAGGCGGCCCGCATCAGCCTGGCCTTGGCTTTGGGCCGGATGAAGGATTTCGCTTTCTAA
- a CDS encoding M50 family metallopeptidase: MALPSPSPLRRLLGLAAVLVALWFLWNTRVVYPIRILVTFLHESSHGLAAVLTGGHIDRITVESNGSGLCWTRGGWRWVILPAGYLGSMFWGGVILILACRTRWDKYISLVLGLGLMVVTCLYVRSWFGFAAGLLLGAALASAGRWLPEGANDALLTCIGSASCLYALFDIRDLTKVSGPTDATMFSREILPLPAAVWAALWGILALFCLAAALKVALAPGRPR; the protein is encoded by the coding sequence ATGGCACTACCTTCCCCATCGCCCCTGAGACGGCTGCTGGGCTTGGCCGCGGTGCTCGTCGCGCTCTGGTTCCTGTGGAACACCCGGGTGGTCTATCCCATCCGCATCCTCGTGACCTTCCTCCACGAGAGCAGCCACGGCCTGGCCGCGGTGCTCACGGGCGGCCATATCGACAGGATCACCGTCGAATCCAACGGCAGCGGACTGTGCTGGACCCGCGGCGGCTGGCGCTGGGTGATCCTGCCGGCCGGCTACCTGGGCTCCATGTTCTGGGGCGGCGTCATCCTCATACTCGCCTGCCGGACCCGCTGGGACAAGTACATCTCCCTCGTCCTGGGCCTGGGGCTCATGGTCGTCACTTGCCTCTATGTGCGATCCTGGTTCGGCTTCGCTGCAGGGCTTCTGCTGGGCGCGGCCCTGGCCTCGGCGGGCCGCTGGCTCCCGGAGGGCGCCAACGACGCGCTCCTGACCTGCATCGGCAGCGCCAGCTGCCTTTACGCGCTCTTCGATATCCGCGACCTGACGAAGGTCTCCGGCCCCACCGACGCGACCATGTTCTCCCGCGAGATCCTGCCCCTGCCGGCAGCGGTCTGGGCCGCGCTCTGGGGCATCCTGGCGCTGTTCTGCCTAGCCGCGGCGCTCAAAGTCGCGCTGGCTCCTGGCCGTCCGCGATAA
- a CDS encoding HlyD family secretion protein — MDSAKDAAAPGHEGPVHAAAGHPPAGHVTHPHRPRTRHRIALAVAILAGIAGGAFGLRYYLWSLNHEDTDDAFIDTHVVMISPKIEGQALKVYVDDNQRVKQGDPLVDIDPADYQVKLGQARAAVGAAEAEARKAAGDAASAKELFAKDRVSRQSYDHAAAEAEAAKAQAELARKKLDAARLDLSYARIVSPSAGKVTRKSVEIRSYVRVGQPLMAIVPDQVWVTANFKETQLTRMRPGQKAVIRVDAYPGRTFPGHVDSIQAGTGARFSLLPAENATGNYVKVVQRVPVKIAFDDPSEALPALSPGMSVVPAVDLR; from the coding sequence ATGGATTCCGCTAAAGACGCAGCAGCGCCTGGCCATGAGGGGCCGGTCCACGCCGCGGCGGGGCATCCGCCGGCAGGCCACGTGACCCACCCGCACCGGCCGCGCACTCGGCACCGCATAGCCCTGGCCGTCGCCATCCTGGCCGGGATCGCGGGCGGGGCGTTCGGCCTGCGCTACTACCTTTGGTCGCTCAACCACGAGGACACGGACGACGCCTTCATCGACACCCACGTGGTCATGATCTCGCCCAAGATCGAAGGGCAGGCGCTCAAGGTCTACGTGGACGACAACCAGCGGGTCAAGCAGGGCGACCCGCTGGTGGACATCGACCCGGCCGACTATCAGGTCAAGCTCGGGCAGGCGCGCGCCGCGGTGGGCGCGGCCGAGGCCGAGGCGCGCAAGGCGGCGGGCGACGCGGCCAGCGCCAAGGAGCTCTTCGCCAAGGACCGCGTCTCCCGGCAGTCCTACGACCACGCGGCGGCGGAGGCCGAGGCGGCCAAGGCCCAGGCCGAGCTGGCGCGCAAGAAGCTCGACGCGGCCCGGCTCGACCTTTCCTACGCCCGCATCGTTTCCCCGAGCGCGGGCAAGGTGACCCGCAAGTCGGTGGAGATCCGCTCCTACGTCCGGGTCGGCCAGCCGCTGATGGCCATCGTCCCCGATCAGGTCTGGGTGACGGCCAACTTCAAGGAGACCCAGCTCACCCGGATGCGGCCGGGCCAGAAGGCCGTCATCCGCGTCGACGCCTATCCCGGCCGGACCTTCCCGGGGCACGTGGACAGCATCCAGGCCGGGACCGGGGCGCGCTTCAGCCTGCTGCCCGCGGAGAACGCCACGGGCAACTACGTCAAGGTGGTCCAGCGCGTCCCCGTCAAGATCGCGTTCGACGATCCTTCCGAAGCCCTGCCGGCCCTGTCCCCCGGCATGTCCGTCGTGCCCGCCGTCGACCTCCGCTAG
- a CDS encoding AsmA family protein, whose product MPQGMPTIYKILAAVVIAALAGVAALTIALKIWLPPQKVQQLIVEQAGKYLHREVRLKSVELGVIKGLVVEGLEVSEKPDFKAGVFAGVETFRFRIRLLPLLRKTVVIDEITVAGPSLAVVQLKPGVFNFSDLLAAPAKAPEAKPTIASAGLSLPFALQASVVALKDGRITYQDKVTGAQWRVGKLQGVIKDLSLAKPFGVEAGLQAEQVAPGSLKAKLDFDGQVDLSWLSSGKLSLDIKKLSADLSGLALSLAGPVHLDGETLKAEDLKGRLGSGKLSIKAVIRDFNKAPDAQLEASLSELDAAKLLEVKDLMAGPQPAAGKGAPAPVAKTVAKPAKPAAAAPVSAGPPMKTSGKVAVDKILYRTFKAEKLLMTWDLKGITPDLRGLSGAAKLSVGGGTFQSEEGAGGRSNLMKALLIPLTVLKQIGRLGSALRLLPSFDQLAFSEIKGDYLFERGLMTIKEFHMTSAAAKVTAGGTIDLPAQKLNLQVTIALANVAPIGVDVGGTFDEPKPKLRLTKALAEPVQKLAQPALNLLKGLFRKR is encoded by the coding sequence ATGCCCCAGGGAATGCCTACCATCTATAAGATCCTCGCCGCCGTCGTGATCGCCGCCTTGGCCGGCGTCGCGGCGCTGACCATCGCGCTCAAGATCTGGCTGCCCCCGCAGAAAGTCCAGCAGCTCATCGTCGAGCAGGCCGGCAAGTACCTCCACCGCGAGGTCAGGCTCAAGTCCGTGGAACTCGGGGTGATCAAAGGCTTGGTCGTGGAGGGCCTGGAGGTCTCGGAGAAGCCGGATTTCAAGGCCGGGGTCTTCGCGGGCGTGGAGACCTTCCGCTTCCGCATCCGGCTGCTGCCGCTGCTGCGCAAGACCGTGGTCATCGATGAGATCACCGTGGCGGGCCCGAGTCTGGCCGTGGTCCAGCTCAAGCCCGGCGTCTTCAACTTCTCGGACCTCCTGGCGGCTCCGGCCAAGGCTCCCGAAGCCAAGCCCACGATCGCGTCGGCCGGGCTATCCTTGCCCTTCGCCCTGCAGGCGTCGGTCGTCGCGCTCAAGGACGGGCGCATCACCTATCAGGACAAGGTCACAGGCGCGCAGTGGCGCGTCGGCAAGCTCCAGGGCGTCATCAAGGACCTGAGCCTGGCCAAGCCTTTCGGCGTCGAGGCGGGGCTGCAGGCCGAGCAGGTCGCGCCGGGCAGCCTCAAGGCCAAGCTGGACTTCGACGGCCAGGTGGACCTCTCCTGGTTGTCCTCGGGCAAGCTCTCCCTCGACATCAAGAAGCTCTCCGCGGACCTCTCCGGCCTGGCCCTGTCTTTGGCCGGCCCCGTGCACCTGGACGGAGAGACCCTCAAAGCCGAGGACCTCAAGGGCAGGCTCGGCAGCGGCAAGCTCTCGATCAAAGCCGTCATCCGGGACTTCAACAAAGCGCCGGACGCCCAGCTGGAAGCCAGCCTGAGCGAACTCGATGCGGCCAAGCTCCTCGAGGTCAAAGACCTCATGGCCGGGCCGCAGCCGGCGGCGGGCAAGGGCGCGCCGGCCCCGGTCGCCAAGACGGTTGCCAAGCCGGCCAAGCCCGCCGCGGCCGCCCCCGTCTCCGCGGGTCCGCCCATGAAGACCAGCGGCAAGGTCGCGGTGGACAAGATCCTCTACCGCACCTTCAAGGCCGAGAAGCTGCTCATGACCTGGGACCTCAAGGGCATCACCCCGGACCTGCGCGGGCTTTCCGGCGCCGCCAAGCTCAGCGTGGGCGGCGGCACCTTCCAATCCGAGGAGGGGGCCGGCGGGCGCTCCAATCTCATGAAGGCCCTGCTCATCCCCCTGACCGTGCTCAAGCAGATCGGACGCCTGGGCTCGGCCCTGCGCCTGCTGCCCTCCTTCGACCAGCTCGCTTTCTCCGAGATCAAGGGCGACTACCTCTTCGAACGCGGGCTCATGACCATCAAGGAATTCCACATGACCAGCGCGGCGGCCAAGGTCACGGCGGGCGGCACCATCGACCTGCCCGCGCAGAAGCTCAACCTCCAGGTCACGATAGCCCTGGCCAACGTGGCGCCCATCGGCGTGGACGTGGGGGGGACCTTCGACGAGCCCAAGCCCAAGCTGCGCCTGACCAAAGCCCTGGCCGAGCCGGTCCAGAAGCTCGCCCAGCCCGCCCTGAACCTCTTGAAGGGCCTGTTCAGGAAGAGATAG
- a CDS encoding tetratricopeptide repeat protein, whose amino-acid sequence MRLVLWTTSAAAQWRNRARAERPGTYRVLCLGDSLTAGSYPRPLEELLNAYSPSPGFSVIDEGRGATNSSYVLSHLQENLDRYRPDIVVAMIGNNDQGVAYLDAAPGHESFLFRHSRAVRFISLAWMGAARRRQEAACQEVPRLDWQVHPQAGRAPLPQWLNHLRRGNRLVQDGRVAAAETLLREAARLSPHEVRTLLALAAVESVQGRPAQARLLIERARSLASEAPESLTAWGQYHLRRRDWALAQAAFTKALAKDPAAVGALEGLGQAWTRQGEGLRAEKLFLGLTTQHPDRPDYWWVLGSFYRGQGRDAEAQAAWRRCLRLDPGQARAFMALADSFLIDQPAVAERFYRKLLDGGAEKAFVLWRLGRACLEQHKDDEAWAVYQQALRLEPDTPDADLALATYHLRRREVSEAEAFARRAIASAPKDPRGYDILANLLTGLGRGHYLAAERASRQFAAVDPDNAQAHLYLGLTLKLQHRPADAESELLRAAALKPRDVRAVAALAALYSETGRPERSREFAERRDALLMRQYSPVTRENYRAIKAALDRRRATLVSVQYPMRSVAPLKRLLAGQDGVIFVDNQSSFAQAVAREGFSAYFSDNFAGDFGHGAPKGHRLLAENIAAAILAHLRRSR is encoded by the coding sequence ATGCGGCTGGTGCTCTGGACGACGTCCGCGGCGGCGCAATGGCGCAACCGGGCCCGTGCCGAGCGTCCGGGAACGTATCGCGTGCTGTGCCTGGGAGACTCCCTGACCGCGGGCAGCTATCCCCGGCCGTTGGAGGAGCTCCTTAACGCATATAGCCCCAGCCCCGGGTTCAGCGTCATCGACGAAGGCCGCGGCGCCACCAACAGCAGCTACGTGCTCTCCCACCTGCAGGAGAACCTCGACCGCTACCGGCCTGATATCGTGGTGGCCATGATCGGCAACAACGACCAGGGTGTGGCCTACCTGGATGCGGCGCCGGGCCATGAGTCCTTCCTGTTCCGGCACTCGCGCGCGGTCCGATTCATCTCTCTCGCCTGGATGGGCGCGGCCCGGCGCCGGCAGGAGGCGGCCTGTCAAGAGGTGCCCCGTCTGGACTGGCAAGTCCATCCTCAGGCGGGACGGGCGCCCCTGCCGCAATGGCTGAATCATCTGCGCCGGGGAAACCGCTTGGTCCAGGACGGCAGGGTCGCAGCCGCGGAGACCCTTTTGCGCGAGGCGGCCCGGCTGTCTCCGCATGAGGTGCGCACTTTGCTGGCTCTGGCGGCGGTCGAGTCGGTCCAAGGCCGCCCAGCGCAGGCCCGGCTCCTCATCGAACGGGCCCGGTCTCTGGCGTCCGAGGCCCCGGAGTCGTTGACGGCCTGGGGGCAGTACCATCTGCGGCGCCGGGACTGGGCCCTCGCCCAGGCCGCGTTCACCAAGGCGCTGGCCAAAGACCCAGCCGCGGTCGGCGCCCTAGAGGGGCTAGGCCAGGCCTGGACGCGGCAAGGCGAGGGCCTCCGGGCCGAGAAGCTGTTCCTGGGTTTGACGACACAACATCCGGACCGGCCGGATTACTGGTGGGTCTTGGGGAGTTTTTACCGCGGACAAGGCCGCGATGCTGAAGCTCAAGCGGCCTGGCGCCGCTGCCTGCGTCTCGACCCCGGCCAGGCGCGGGCTTTCATGGCCCTGGCTGACAGCTTCCTGATCGACCAACCGGCGGTGGCGGAGAGATTCTATCGGAAGCTGCTGGATGGCGGCGCGGAGAAGGCCTTCGTGCTCTGGAGGCTGGGACGGGCCTGCCTGGAACAACACAAGGACGATGAGGCCTGGGCGGTCTATCAACAGGCCCTGCGTCTGGAACCGGACACACCCGACGCTGACCTGGCCCTGGCGACCTATCACTTGCGCCGCAGGGAGGTCTCTGAGGCCGAGGCTTTCGCGCGGCGGGCCATAGCCTCCGCCCCGAAGGACCCCAGGGGCTATGACATCCTGGCCAACTTGCTGACGGGGCTGGGGCGGGGGCATTACCTCGCCGCAGAGCGCGCTTCCCGGCAGTTCGCCGCCGTAGACCCCGACAACGCCCAGGCGCATCTCTATCTGGGCCTGACGCTCAAGCTCCAGCATCGCCCGGCCGACGCGGAGTCCGAACTGCTCCGGGCAGCCGCGCTCAAGCCGAGGGATGTCCGCGCCGTGGCGGCCTTGGCCGCGCTCTATTCGGAGACTGGCCGGCCGGAGCGCTCCCGGGAATTCGCCGAGCGGCGCGACGCCTTGCTGATGCGGCAGTACAGCCCGGTGACCCGCGAGAACTACCGCGCCATCAAGGCCGCCCTGGACCGACGGAGGGCGACTTTGGTCAGCGTGCAGTACCCTATGCGCAGCGTGGCGCCGCTCAAACGCCTGCTGGCCGGGCAGGACGGGGTCATCTTCGTCGACAACCAGAGCTCGTTCGCGCAGGCCGTGGCCCGGGAAGGCTTCTCGGCCTACTTCAGCGACAACTTCGCCGGCGACTTCGGCCACGGCGCGCCCAAGGGGCACCGGCTCCTGGCCGAGAACATCGCCGCCGCCATCCTAGCCCATCTGCGCCGGTCCCGCTGA
- a CDS encoding MarR family transcriptional regulator, which produces MHSSFILKNISRRDILESLARRYPECDRSAQEVFLALLSVAGAVMESIESHLWEHKTSQGRLRILLELDQAAGHALAAGELAQNLGITPATVTGLLDGLERSGQVRRERRREDRRGVTARMTPRGAKFLAEVMPERFRRNARLMAGLSRSDRRELVRLLETVSRGLEGTSRP; this is translated from the coding sequence ATGCATTCCAGCTTCATCCTCAAGAACATATCGCGGCGGGACATCCTGGAGTCCTTGGCGCGGCGCTATCCCGAGTGCGACCGGAGCGCCCAGGAGGTCTTCCTGGCGCTGCTGAGCGTGGCCGGCGCGGTCATGGAGTCCATCGAGTCCCATCTCTGGGAGCATAAGACCTCGCAGGGCCGCCTTCGGATACTCCTGGAGCTGGATCAGGCGGCGGGCCATGCCCTGGCCGCCGGGGAGTTGGCCCAGAACCTCGGGATCACGCCGGCTACCGTCACGGGCCTTCTGGACGGGCTGGAGCGTTCGGGCCAAGTCCGCCGGGAGCGGCGGCGCGAGGACCGGCGCGGCGTCACCGCCCGGATGACCCCGCGCGGCGCGAAGTTCCTGGCCGAGGTGATGCCGGAGCGCTTCCGCCGCAACGCCCGGCTCATGGCGGGGCTCTCGCGCTCGGACAGGCGCGAGCTGGTCCGGCTCCTGGAGACCGTCTCGCGGGGGCTGGAGGGGACCTCCCGGCCATGA